In the Tessaracoccus lacteus genome, GCGCGGCGCGACGCAGGGCGGAGGCGACGGCGTCCAGGGTCGGCGTGCGCAGGGCCCACTGCTGCCAGTAGAGGGGGACGTCGACGTGATCCCGGGCGTCGCCCAGGACGACCGCGTCGGCCTCGGTCCAGCCGGGCACCTGCAGGTCGGGCACCATCCCCCACCCCAGCCCGAGCCGGACCGCCTCATTGAACCCGTCGCTCGCCGGCACGACATGGACCCGACGGGGAACGGCCCTGTACCGCTGCAGGACCTGGTGCTGGAGCGTGTCGTGCTCATCGAAGACCACCACGGGCGCACTCTCCAGCGCGGCCGCCGCCAGGCCGTCAGGAAACCAGCGCGCCGCGAAGGCCGGGGCCGCGCGCGGTCGGTAGGTCATGGTCCCCAACCGCTCGACGGTGCAGCCCTGCACCGCCGACGCCTCGCTCGTCACGGCTCCCACGACGTCGCCGGACCGCAGCAGGTCCGCGGTGATGTCCTGATCCTCCCGCACTAGCTGGATGCCCGCGACCTCGGAAACCTCGACCAACGCGGGCAGTGCCCAGGTGACGAGCGAGTCGGCATTGACGGCGATCCGCAGGACCGGGACCTCGTCTTCCCGGCCGAGCTCAGCGGCAACATCGCGGGTCAGGAGTTCCAGCTCACGAGCGAGCCGAAGCACCATCCCGCCCGCCTCGGTCGCCCTGACCGGTCGGGTCCGGTGCAGAAGAACCGTACCGACGCTGCGCTCCAGCGCCTTGAGCCGCTGACTCACGGCCGACGGTGTCAGGTGAAGGCGCTGCGCGGCCAGCTCGAGGCTGCCGGCGTCGACCGCCGCGGCGAACGCCCGCAGCTGAGCAAGGTCCCAGTCCATGCCACTCCTTAAGCAGTGCTTATGATAGCTTAATAACTATCGTTGGACTACACCGGCACCGAGGCCTAGCGTCGACCCCATGCCGCTCCTCACCACCGCCATTGCCGGATTCACCTTCGGGCTCGGGCTGATCGTCGCGATCGGCGCCCAGAACGCCTTCGTGCTGCGTCAGGGCCTGCGGCGCGAGCACGTCGGCGTGGTGGTTGCCGTCTGCGCCGTGAGCGACCTCGCCCTGATCGCCGCCGGGGCAGCGGGGCTGGGTGCGATCGTCGCGGCCCACCCTCGGGTCCTGGCCGCCGTTACCATCCTCGGCGCCGGCGTGCTGCTCTGGTACGGCGTATCCGCGGCCATCCGTGCGATCCGCGGCAGCGGCGGGCTGGAGCCCGGGGCCGACGCGTCGAAGGGGCTCCGGGAGACGCTGCTCACCGCCGTTGCGCTGACCTGGCTGAATCCCCACGTCTATCTCGACACCGTCGTCCTGCTGGGCTCGGTGAGCGCCAGCTACGCGACGCCATGGGCGTTCGCGGTCGGCGCGGGAGCGGCCAGCATCGTCTGGTTCAGCGGGCTGGGATTCGGAGCCCGCGGGCTCGCACCGCTATTCGCCCGCCCGGCCACGTGGCGGGTCTTCGACGCGGTCATCGCGACGGCCATGGTGTCCATCGCCGTGTCACTCCTGGCCGGCCTTGCCTGAGGTTCATCTCACCAGACGGATCAACACGTCGTTGCAGTTTTGATTAGCCTAGCTAATGAGCTAGCCTAATTAGCTGTACGAAAGGTTCCCGACTCGTGACTGTTCCCGCCACCACTCCCGAGGCGACGCTCGCAGAGCAGGAGATGTTCGCGCTCGCCAACGACCTGCGTCTGGCTTGCCAGCGGATCGCGCGCCGCGTCCGCTTCGAATCGACCAGCGAGGTCGCACCCCACCAGTTCTCGGTCCTCACATTCCTGCAGAAAGCCGGACCGCAGACCCCGACGCAGCTCGCGGCGCACGACCGGGTGAGCGCCCCGTCGATGACGAGGACGATCAACTGCATGGTCGACGAGGGACTCGTCGAGCGGGTCCCGCACCCCGACGACCGTCGGCAGATCCTTGTCACCCCCACCGAGCGCGGGAACCAGATCATCGTGGAGACCATCGCCAGCCGCGACACGTGGATGCTGGCGCACCTCGACGGGCTCGGCGACGAGCAACTCGGGTTGCTGCGCAAGGCAACCGACATCCTGCTGGAGGTGTCGAATGCCTAAGTCACGCACCTTCGCCTCCTTCGCGGTCCACAACTACCGCCTGTTCTTCGCCGGGGCCCTCGTCAGCAATCTGGGCACCTGGATCCAGCGGGTCGGTCAGGACTGGCTGGTGCTCACTGAGCTGACCGACAACTCCAGCACCGCTCTAGGCATCGTCACGGCACTGCAGTTCCTCGCCATCCCGTTCCTCGCCCCCTACGCCGGCGCGCTCGTCGACCGACTGCCGAAGCGCAAGGTGCTGCTCGTCACACAGGTCGGACTCGGGCTGTGCGCGTTCGCCCTCTGGGGGCTCATCGCGCTCGGCGTCGTTCAGCTGTGGCACGTCTACGTCATCGCCTTCATCACCGGCGTCATCACCGCCTTCGACAACCCCGCCCGCCAGGCCTTCGTCTCAGAGATCGTGCCGCAGGGCATGATCGCCAACGCCGTCGGCCTGAACTCGACCAACTTCAACGGCGCTCGCCTCATCGGCCCTGGCGTCGCCGGGTTCCTCGTCGCCGGCGTGGGAGTCGGCCCGACGATGCTGATCAACGCCCTGAGCTTCATCGCGATGATCGCGGCCATCGTCATGATGGACGGCACCCAGCTGCATCCGGCCCCCCGTGCAAAGGCTGCAGGAGGCGCACGCGACGGCCTGAGATACCTCGCCGGCCGCCCGGATCTCATCGTCATGCTCGTGATCGTGTTCATGCTCGGCACGTTCGGCATGAACTTCCAGATCTTCAACGCGACGATGGCCACCGAGGTGTTCGGGAAGGGCGCGGGCGAGTACGGCATGCTCGGCACGATCATGGCGATCGGCACGCTGGGCGGAGCCCTGCTGGCCGCGCGCCGCGCCAGGCCGACGCTGCGCGTCGTCCTCGCCGCCCTGGCCGGCTTCGCAGCGAGCACACTCGCCCTGACCTTCGCGCCGAACTACACCGTCTACGCCCTGCTGCTCATCCCCTCTGGCTTCTTCGCGCTGACGGTGATGACGGGCGCGAACGCAGCTGTGCAGATGGGCGCGTCGCCGGAGTATCGCGGCCGCGTGATGGCGATCTACACCGCGATCTTCATCGGCGGCACCCCGCTCGGGGCCCCCGCGATCGGGTGGCTCGGCGAGGTCTTCGGCCCCCGCGCGTCCGTGCTGGTGGGAGCGGTCGCCGCGGCCATCACGGTCGTCGCGGTGTTCGTGTACTTCAGCCTGCGCAAGGGCATGCGTGTCCATCTCGACCGCCACCCGCTGCGGCTGACCACCAGCTATCTGCCCCGGAGCGCAACGACCAAGGCTGCCTGACCTAGGCTCGGCCGCATGGCCATCAGCGCGCTCGACCTCTTCAAGATCGGCGTCGGGCCGTCGTCGTCGCACACGATGGGACCGATGCTGGCCGGCGCGCTCGTCGCCGAGTGCCCGCCGGAGTCCGGCTGTCTCGAGCACGTCGACGGGGTCCGGATCGAGCTGTTCGGGTCCCTGGCCGCGACCGGCATCGGGCACGCGACGGATCGCGCGGTCGTCGCCGGGCTGATGGGCATGCGGCCCAACACCGTCGATCCCGACGCCATGGCGGACCGTGTCGCAGCCGTGGCGCGGGACGCTGCTCTTCCCCTCTGCGGCATCTGCCCCTGGGGTTCTCCTGGGGCCGCGACCTCCAACTGATCCGCGAGGCGCTCCCCCACCATCCCAACGCGCTGCGCATCGTGGCCCTCGACGGTGCTGGACGCGTCGTCGACGAGGAGGTGTACTACTCCGTCGGCGGGGGCTTCGTCGTCGACGCGGATCACGCGGAGTCGGGCGCCACCGGCGTCACCGAGGTCCGCGTCGAACTCCCGTTCGACAGCGGGGAGGAACTGCTGAAAATCTGCGACCTCGAGGGCCTCAGCATCGCCGAGGTCATGGGCCGCAACGAGCGCGCCTGGCGCCCCGACGGGCGCACCCGCGACGGCCTGCTGGCCGTGTGGGAGGCCATGCGATCCTGCGTCGCGCGCGGCATCCGCTCCGACGGGGTGCTGCACTACTTCATGGTCTTCCAGCCCGGGGCGGGCGACGACGACGTGGTCGATTTCCTGCTCACCGCCGCGGCGGTCGGGTCGCTGCTGAAGCGCAACGCGTCGATCTCCGGCGCAGAGGTCGGCTGCCAGGGCGAGGTCGGCTCCGCCTGCGCGATGGCGGCCGCCGGCCTGACGCAGGTGCTGGGCGGCACGCCCGGACAGGTCGAGAACGCGGCCGAGATCGGTCTGGAGCACAATCTGGGCCTGACCTGCGACCCCGTCACCGGCCTCGTCCAGGTGCCGTGCATCGAGCGCAACGCGATGGCCGCGGTCAAGGCCATCAACGCGGCCCAGCTCGCCCTCGGCGGCGACGGCCGTCACCACATCACGCTGGACCAGGCGATCAGGACGATGCGCGACACCGGGCGCGACATGCTGAGCAAGTACAAGGAGACGTCAGAGGGTGGACTGGCCGTCGCCTTCATCGAGTGCTGAACCGGCTGGCTATCGCCGCGTCTCCAACTCGGTACCCTCGGTCCGCTCGTTGAGCTCGATCCACGACGAGTCGCACCCCGGGCAGCGATACACGGGGGCTCCCTCGACGCGCTCGTCGGTCTCGACCGTGCCGCAGGCGTCCTGGCACGGCCAGTTCGTGAGGAACCGGGCGCTCACCGCGGCCTCCCTCCTACTGACAACAGGCCCCTCCAGCCTAGGTCATCGCGACGGCGTGGCTCCCGCCCGGTGGCGCCCGCACGTCCCCGGCTACCCTGGATGGCATGAGCGCGACCCCCGAGCCCAGCACCGGAACACCCCGCGACGGCAGCGACCTCACGCTCGCGAAGATCCTCGCCGACGTGGACGCCGAGTCGCGCGCACGGAACCCACTGCCGCCCGCCGCTCCCTCCGTCGCCCCGTCGGCCAGCTACACGCCGCCGGTCACGGCCGGCTACCGACCTCCGGCGACGACGTACGATCCCGCACCGCAGTACCCGTACGGCCAGCCGGCTCAGGTCGCCTACTACCAGCACTACGCCTACGGTCAGCCGAACGCGATCGTCGGCGGGGTCCCGGTGTACCTGCAGCGAAAGCGCAACAATCCCTGGGCACACGCGCTGCTCTTTCTGTTCACCGGCGGCATCGGGAACCTCGCCTACGCCGGCTACGTCTGGCACTGGAACACCACCCGCGGGCTCTGACATGGCCAAGCGTGAGAATGGCCCCATGCCTCACGCCTTCGACCCGCTCCACCCGACGCTCGTACGGGTCCGTCAGCTCGCCCTTGGGCTGCCCGGAGCAACCGAGAAGCTCGTCGTCGGTCACCCGGCGTTCTACACCCGCAAGGTCTTCGCCTACTTCGGCATGAGCTACAAGACCGGCGACACGTGGACCCACAACCCCGTGTCCGTCAGCGTGCTGCTGCCCGACGACGAGCGCCTGGCCCTCCTGGAGGAGGCACGGTGCTTCGTGCCCGGATACATCGGCCCTGCCGGGTTCGTCGGGGTGCTGCTCGACGACGCGACAGACTGGGAGGAGATCGCCGAGCTGCTCGAGGAGTCGTTCCGGCTCACCGCCGGGACGAGGCTGGTGGCGGCTCTGGATGGTCGGCACCGATCCTGCTGAGCGTCGGCAGAGACGGAAGGCGCCCGATGCCAGGGCATCGGGCGCCACTCCTTCCTAGGTCAGGGGGTCGCCGAGGGGTCAGCCGGGTGGGGCGCTGACGCGCCCCACAACGTCGTCAGCGGGCGTGGCGCCGCCGGATCACGAGCGCCCCTGCGATGGCGGCCAGAGCGGCAATCGCGCCGAACACGGGGATCGCGGTCCCCGCGCCCGCCGACGGGAGGCCGGGCGACGGCCGTGAGCTGGGCGTGCCCTCCGCTCGCCCGGCATCCGCGCCGTCAGAGGGCTCCTGAGTGGGCACCCCTGCGGACGACGACCCCGTGGACGTGGCGGTCGCCTTAGCGGTGCTCTGAGTGGGCACCCCTGCGGACGACGACCCCGTGGACGTGGCGGTCGCCTTAGCGGTGCTCTGAGTGGGCACCCCTGCGGACGACGACCCCGTGGACGTGGCGGTCGCCTCTGCGGTGCTCTTGGTGGGCGTCGCCGTAGCGGTGCTCTTGGTGGGCGTCGCCGTAGCGGTGCTCTTGGGGGCGCAGCCGGAGAAGCGCCCCTTGAAGAGGTTGGTATGGATCTCCTTGCCGTGCTGGAGAGCGGTCAGGTTCTTCGCGATGAGCTGTCCCTCGAACTCCTTGCCGTCAGCCGGGAAGGTGATGCTCGCTTGGGGTGCGTAGATCGCCCCGCGGACCGGCGCGTCCGCGGTGGTGATCTCCACGTCCCCGGTGATGTCGCTCAGGTCGAAGAGGATGTGGCTGATCCCTTCCTTATGCTCAGGATCCTTGCCCGCGTGCGAGTAGGACGGCAGCACGAGGCGGCCGTCCACGACGTCCGACGGGGCAACGGTGATCACGAGGAACGAGTCCTGCGAGTAACCCTCGAGCTTGAACTTCGAGATGCCCGCGAACGCCGACAGCGGTAGGCGGCTCGGGTCCTCGGTGTTCAGCGTGATCGTCTGGTCGTTCCCGGCGGGAGCGGCCACCGCGTGCCACCCTTCCGTGGTACCGAGGAGGGTGCGGCCCTGGTCGGCCGGGAACTGGTCAAGGACGGCGCCGTCGACGCTCCAGCCGGCGCCGGGATCGGCGGCGTTCCATGCCTGGACCTGGGACTCGAGCTGCGGGCTCATGTTGCCTCCGCCGGAGGGGAAGAACGTGGTCCCGGACCCGCCGAACATCGGCCCGAAGGTGTACCCGTCGGGGACCCTCTGATCCGCGATGCGGACCCCTGCCTCGGCGTTCGCCCCGGTGGCACCCTGGCTCTTGACCTGGACGACCTTGCCGTCGGAAGCGAACCGCTGGATCAGGACCCGGTTGGGCGTCCCCTCGATCGTGGGAACGTCGTAGTCGGCGTTGCCGGCGCCGGTGTTGTGCATGATGGGGTACTGCAAGGGCGGGTATCCGCGCTCGTCGCCAAACGTAGCTGTCCCGCCGACCGCCAGGGTCCCTTCCAACTCGCTGTTGGCGAGGATTGCGTCGCCCGTGACGAAGAGGGTGTAGCCGTTCTCCGAGTCGGTCGGCGTCGCCGCCCCCATCGGGTTGCAGGAGCCCGTCTCACCTTCGTCGGCGGCGGTGGCGGGGGTCAGCAGGACCGCCGACGACACCCCAATGACGGCCACCGCCAGGGTGGCCGCCGCGAGCCGGCGCCCGATCCCTCGGTTCGATTGCTGCTGCTGTCCTGGTACTCGTTGATTCACGCTCATCACTTCGCTCGTGGACTACATCACACGACGGGCAGTCCCCCGCCGCCGACTGGACAGGGTAGTGAGCAGCTGAGATGAGTGGAAAACCGCTGCGCTTGCGTTGCGCAGGGTGACGCATCGGGTGAGCGCGGGGGTGACCCGAGCCCCTACCCTCCGACCCCTCCCCGTCGCGCGATGAGCACGACACACTTGTCGTCGATGAAAAACCTCGATGCGAGCGCTCGCAGGCCCAACGAGCAGGAGGATGTGCTCATCGCCGCAGCGGTCGACGAGGTGCCCAGTCCAGCCCCACCCGGAGCGGTCCGCGGGCATCAGAAAGGGCCCCGTCGCCGAAGCGTCGGGGCCCTCTCGTCAGCTGTGATCTAGATCACTTGGCGACGACCTCGAAGGGAACCTTCGCGGTCACGGCGCCGTGCAGCTTGACCGACGCGAAGTGCGCGCCGGCGGTCTTGACAGGCTTCGCGAAAGACACGGAGCGCTTGTCGATGGTGGGGCCTCCGGCCTTCTTCACCGCGACGGCGAAGTCGTTGGAGGTGATGGCGCCAAACAGGGAACCGGTGTCAGATACGCGGGCGCCGACCTGGACGGTCAGACCCTCGAGCTGCTGGCGGATCTCCTGGGCGTGCTCGACGCCCCGGACCTCGCGAGCGTCACGAGCGCGCTTGATGCCCTCGATCTGCTTCTCGTTGCCGCGGGTCCAGGCGATGGCCTTGCCCTGGGGCAGGAGGTAGTTGCGGCCGTAGCCGTCCTTGACCTCGACGATGTCGCCGGCGATGCCGAGCTTGTCAACGGTGCTGGTCAGAATGAGCTTCATAGTTCGTCCCTCTCCGATCAGCGAGCGGTCGACGCGTACGGCAGCAGGGCAACCTCGCGCGCGTTCTTGACGGCGATGGCGACCTTGCGCTGGTCCTGGACCGAAAGGCCAGTGACGCGGCGGGCGCGGATCTTGCCACGCTCAGAAATGAACTTCTTGAGCGTGTTGATGTCCTTGTAGTCGATGTTGGCGACGCGGGTCGTCTTCACCGGCATGATCTTCTTCTTGTTCACAGACTTGCGCTGTGGACCGGCCATTGTGGTGCTCTCCTTCATGGATGGGCCGTTGGGCCCTGAAAGCCCGTCTTGCGACGGAATGTGCCAGCTAGCCCCGGAGGGCTAGATAAGCGATGGATCAGAACGGGGGCTCTTCGGGCTGCGACGACTGGGCCCACGGATCGTTTCCGCCGCGGTTGCCGCCGGCATTGCTGCCGGAGCTGGCCCAGGGGTCGTTGCTGGTGTTCTGCTGCTGAGGAGCCTGACCGCCCTGGTTGCCCTGCCAGTTGCCGCCACCGCCGCCGCCACCGCTCGAGGAGCGGGTGACCTTGGCCGTCGCGTACCGCAGAGCGGGACCGACCTCGTCGACATCCACCTCAAAAACCGTGCGCTTCTCGCCCTCGCGGGTCTCGTAGCTGCGCGACTTCAGACGCCCGGAGACGATGACGCGCATTCCCTTGGTGAGGGACTCGGCCACGTTCTCGGCGTACTGACGCCACACCGAACAGTTGAGGAACATGGAGTCGCCGTCCCGCCACTCGTTCGCCTGACGGTCGAACTGGCGCGGGGTGGACGCGACGGTGAAGCTCGCGACAGCAGCGCCACTGGGCGTGAAGCGGAGTTCAGGGTCGGACGTCAGGTTGCCGACCAGAGTGATCTGGGTATCGCCTGCCATGTTGGATGCCTTCCGATGGATTCGGACGTTGGGTTCGTGTGCCCATCATGGCCTGTCCGGGGGACAGAACGGGACGGGAGTCAGAACCTGTTGATTACTTCTTGACGTCCACTCGCTGCACCTTGGTGCGCACGATCTTCTCGTCGATCGTCATGAGACGATCCAGCTCCGAGACGACCGCGGGCTCCGCGGTGAGGGTGACGACGGCGTAGACGGCCTCGGACTTCTTGTTGATGTCGTAGGCGAGTCGACGGCGACCCCAGTGGTCGACCTCGTCGACCGTGCCACCACCGTTGGTGATGACCTCAAGGTGCTTGTCGATCAGTGCGGGCACCTGGCGATCGTCAACGTCGGAATCGACGAGGACCATGACTTCGTACTTACGCATGCTGCAGCCCCACCTCCTTCGGACTAACGGCCGCGGGTCGATCCCGCGGCAGGAGGGCATGGCGGACCCGGAGGTCAGCCAGTGGTCAACTCTACCCGTCGGCTCCGACCCGCGCGAAATCGGTCGGCGCGGCGATGAGCACGACACACTTGTCGTCGCACGAGAACAGCGATGTGAGCGTTCGCCACGTCGACGAGCAGGAGGATGTGCTCATCGCCGACTGCGTGACTGCCCCCGACGACGACCGCCCGAGTCACTCGGCAGGGGGCGTCAGTTCCGCGACCCTCCCGCTGGCGACGAGCTCCGCCCAGAACAGATCCGCCCAGGCCAGGTAGCCCTTGTCGTTAGGGTGGAACCAGTCGCCGGCCGTGTGGCGGTGGAACCGCAGGTAGCCCGTCTGCTTGGTCGCCTCGAAGAGCGGCACGAGATGGTGCCCGTGCAGTTTCACCAGCTTCGCCGCGACGTCGCTCATCTTCTTCGCCCGCACCCCGAGGTTCGGCAGGGTGAACCACGGCACGTCGCCGACGAAGCTGCCCGCGGGCAGCTCCCCCAGGATGGTGTCCAGGCTCGCGGCGAACGACTCGACGGTGTTGCTGCCGCTGAACACGACGTCATTGCCGCCGATGTCCAGCGTCACAAGGTCGGGCGTGAAGCGCAGGTCACGCAGGACCGGGAGCTGGTCGCGGACGACGTCTCCGCTGACCGTGCCCGACACCGACAGGTTGGTCACCACCACCGGTCGCCTGGTTGCCTCACGCAGCCGCTCCGCGATGATCGACACGTAGCTGGCCTCGACGCTGCTCGCGCCCACGCCCTGAGCCGCGGAGTCGCCGAGGGCGACGTAATGGATGACGCCGTCGGTGTGGTGGTGCCCCCTGCCCCAGTGCTGCGCATAGTCGTCGACGTGGCGGGCGATGGTCCGGGCACCCCTGAGGTAGCGCACCGCGATGGTGCCGAGCGCCGCAACACCGGCCCCGATCGCCAGCTTGTGCGAGGTCTTCATCGACGCCCCCGGTACTTGCCCGGCAGCACCGGGTTGCCGTCCTTGGCCCAGGCCCTCAGCCCGCCGGCGACCGACTCGGCCAGCACACCCTGCTCACGCAGCTGCCTGGCGACGATCGTGCTGCGCAGCCCGTTGTCGCACATCACGACGATCGCCGCGTCACGTTCGGCCAGCGGGTCGTCGCCGTGGATCGCGTCGAGAGGGTCGGTCGCCAGCGCCTTCGGGTCGACGGGGCGGGCGCCGGGCGCGTGCCCGGCCTCGTACTCGTTCGGCGTCCGCACGTCGATCAGCACCGCGCCCTTGCTGAGCGCCATCAGGGTCTCGTCGATGCTGAGCCCCGACGACGACCCCTTCCCCAGAAAATCCAGCAGTCCCATGCCCTCAATCTTCTCTCTGCGGACCAGCCCCTCGGCCCGATTCCCTACAGGATGCCCTGAAACAGCAGCCCGACGATGCCGATGACCAGCGACAGACCGATCCCGAGCAGCGCATACCCGGCCCACCGCCTGCGCGACCAGAACACCGTCAGCCCGAACACGACGACGGTGGCGACGGCCAGCGCCACCGCCAGCACGCTCAGCCACGGCGACGGGCTCGCCACCTCGAAGTCCAGGCCCGAGCTGTCGTACGCGGGCACCAGCAGCCACGTCAGCGCCGCCAGCGCCCCGGGCGCCGACAGGACGAGCCCCAGCAGACCCATGCACGCCGCCCCGAGGCGCGTGCTCCAGAACGGCCTCCTCTTCTGGCGCTTCTGCGTCACGCGCGACCCGCCGGCTCAGCGCTTGCGCTGCTCATAGCGCGCGTACATCTCGTCGACGATCTCCTTGAACCGCTTCTCCACCTCGCGGCGCCGGACCTTCAGCGTGGGGGTCAGCAGGCCGTTGTCCATCGTGAACTCGTCGTGCAGAACCTTGGTGTCCTTCGGCTGATCCTGCGTCGGCAGCTTCGCGGTGAGTTCAGCGACGCGCCTCTTCATCTCCTCGAGCAGCTCATTGGACGACATCCAGTCCACCGATGTGCCGGGCCAGTGCAGCTTCGCGGCAAGGGCCTCCACGTGTGGGAGCGACGGCTTGACCAGCAGCGTGACGTACGGGCGGTTGTCGCCGAGGATGACGGCGTGCTCGAACAGCGGGTCGGCGAGGATCAGGCCCTCGATGGGCTGCGGCGCGACGTTCTTGCCGCCGAGCGTGACGATGATGTCCTTGAGGCGGTCGGTGATGGTGAGGAAGCCCTCGGTGTCGACGTAGCCGACGTCGCCGGTACGCAGCCAGCCCTCCTCGTCGATGGTGTCCTTCGTGGCCTCCGGGTTGTTCCAATAGCCCTGCATCACGTTGGGGCCGCGGTAGAGGATCTCGCCGAGGTCGCCGATGCGCAGTTCGCCGCCGGGCAGCACCTTTCCGACGGTGCCCTCCTTGAAGTCGGCGGGCGCGTTGAACGTGACGAGCGGAGACGCCTCGGTCAGGCCGTAGCCCTGCAGGATCGGCAGGCCGATGGAGGCGAAGAACTCCTCGATCTCGATCCGCAGCGGCGCACCGCCGCAGGCGAGCACGGTCTTGGGGCCGCCGAGCGCGTCGCGGACCGACCCCAGGACCAGCTTGTCGGCGAGCTTCAGCTGAGCCCGCAGCCACGCGTTCGGCCGACGGCCGGCGCGGTATGCGTATTGGTTGTGGCGACCGATCCGCAGGGCCCACGCGAAGATCTCACGCTTGACCGGCGACCCGGAGGCCTTGCCGTGCGCCGTCGTGTAGACCGTCTCGTAGAGCTTCGGGACGCTGACGAGCATCGTCGGCTTGGCGAGCACCATCTGCTCGGCGACGGTGCGCGCGTTCTCGACGTAGGTGTTCATGCAGCCGTGCATCAGAACAACCGTCGTCCAGGCGCGCTCCAGCGCGTGCGACAGGGGGAGGAAGCACAGCGAGTGGTCCTCGGGCCGGATGTCGAAGAACTTGTCGAGGACCTCGGACTGAGCGACCAGCGCCTTGTGCTGCAGCATCACGCCCTTGGGGTCGCCCGTGGTGCCGGAGGTGTAGATGATCGATGCGAGGTCGTCGCCGGTCGCGTCGGCGAGGCGGGCGTCGACCGCGTCGGTGGCCGGATTGGCGATGAAGTCCTCGTACGCCTCGAGCCGCTCGGGCATGCCGGGGTACGGCTTGACGATGACGATGCGCTCCAGCGCGGGTAGCTCGTCGGCGACGGCGAGGACGCGCTCGGCCTCGCTCTGCACGCCGACGAACATGACGCTGAGCCCGGAGTCCTGCGCGATGTAGCGGATCTGCTCGGGGGTGCTGGTGGCGTAGATGGGCACGGGAACCGCCCGGACGGTGCCGGCCCCGAAGTCGATCTCGGACCACTCCGGTCGGTTCCCGAGGAAGATGCCGACGCGGCCACCTGTCTCGACGCCGGCATCGAGCAGGCCCTGTGCGACCCGCCGGAGCCGTTCGCCGAACTCGGCATAGGTCCGTGTGACCCACCCCTCGCCTTCGCGGATGCGGGTCGCTGTGCGGTTCCGGTTCGCGGCGATGGCCTCACGCATGCGCACTGCAACGTGATCGGACATGTGGCTACCTCCCAGGTAGATGACCTGTTCAGGGTACTTGTCGGTCCTGTGCGCCGTCTGTGATCCGCAGCTTTCTGTGCGGCGGGGGCAGGGGTAACATGGGCCGGACCCGAACGAGGAGCAGGAATGACTGATTGAGCCTGGCACGCCGCAGGTGGCGTGCCGTCGATTCCGACCG is a window encoding:
- a CDS encoding AMP-dependent synthetase/ligase, which translates into the protein MSDHVAVRMREAIAANRNRTATRIREGEGWVTRTYAEFGERLRRVAQGLLDAGVETGGRVGIFLGNRPEWSEIDFGAGTVRAVPVPIYATSTPEQIRYIAQDSGLSVMFVGVQSEAERVLAVADELPALERIVIVKPYPGMPERLEAYEDFIANPATDAVDARLADATGDDLASIIYTSGTTGDPKGVMLQHKALVAQSEVLDKFFDIRPEDHSLCFLPLSHALERAWTTVVLMHGCMNTYVENARTVAEQMVLAKPTMLVSVPKLYETVYTTAHGKASGSPVKREIFAWALRIGRHNQYAYRAGRRPNAWLRAQLKLADKLVLGSVRDALGGPKTVLACGGAPLRIEIEEFFASIGLPILQGYGLTEASPLVTFNAPADFKEGTVGKVLPGGELRIGDLGEILYRGPNVMQGYWNNPEATKDTIDEEGWLRTGDVGYVDTEGFLTITDRLKDIIVTLGGKNVAPQPIEGLILADPLFEHAVILGDNRPYVTLLVKPSLPHVEALAAKLHWPGTSVDWMSSNELLEEMKRRVAELTAKLPTQDQPKDTKVLHDEFTMDNGLLTPTLKVRRREVEKRFKEIVDEMYARYEQRKR
- a CDS encoding SGNH/GDSL hydrolase family protein codes for the protein MKTSHKLAIGAGVAALGTIAVRYLRGARTIARHVDDYAQHWGRGHHHTDGVIHYVALGDSAAQGVGASSVEASYVSIIAERLREATRRPVVVTNLSVSGTVSGDVVRDQLPVLRDLRFTPDLVTLDIGGNDVVFSGSNTVESFAASLDTILGELPAGSFVGDVPWFTLPNLGVRAKKMSDVAAKLVKLHGHHLVPLFEATKQTGYLRFHRHTAGDWFHPNDKGYLAWADLFWAELVASGRVAELTPPAE
- a CDS encoding rhodanese-like domain-containing protein, with translation MGLLDFLGKGSSSGLSIDETLMALSKGAVLIDVRTPNEYEAGHAPGARPVDPKALATDPLDAIHGDDPLAERDAAIVVMCDNGLRSTIVARQLREQGVLAESVAGGLRAWAKDGNPVLPGKYRGRR
- the rpsF gene encoding 30S ribosomal protein S6; translation: MRKYEVMVLVDSDVDDRQVPALIDKHLEVITNGGGTVDEVDHWGRRRLAYDINKKSEAVYAVVTLTAEPAVVSELDRLMTIDEKIVRTKVQRVDVKK